A single Vespula vulgaris chromosome 3, iyVesVulg1.1, whole genome shotgun sequence DNA region contains:
- the LOC127062697 gene encoding uncharacterized protein LOC127062697: MGLSKIVLILLLAEFSHARPQTTETETSLRQEITTETSNKEWKPPRSTGKTTENVRRGDSSVQLTNETQRQLKDLQHINQSLRTVATQLLNVTGHNEGVKDTKIERKDSRLNGENDASFVKEINAEISNLESMGVNFGRPMNSKFGYFESSHPGQAMVMTEEELEKEMSSTRLMAGYKNHPTTTGGISTWILLNPPSTTIKSLTDNDQPGTTKQSENDVRYTLKPIVTHGRIEVKNTKNEQKVTSQLPSTASIEKVIFPSTKKAANNSTLKKSNAPGNNSSKQDETTQSLAKLEAIESTTSKISRTTVSSTADNKVTSDSTSSTATTKKIQIIRSTLKAKPTTTPRPTVPNKFATTVVKRPQQGKPKPSQTRRTTVKPDVSKNDNSTTAKVEKVTFKAVPMITTPRSNNEITEKPIFVTKIKASVLMDTQKTAPIATTNVNVSTVSKSNFSDADLVEVPIKSKPLGTSINNVLKVQLKKPIDESTQIEIEPIKMNPPVLTIQKMTEKKPDNDVTDIGLTNLNGSSIDLKFDFNPELTKISTEAESLADSVTTSAPSSTTTKRQRNSNKRKKNKIRRRRPSSTTPLTSTTITTTTTTIAPVPIEEINEVSAEPILLDNAIQESKIEPESKITNNITKTKKKPPQKGISTQIYNFLSREVMPSFGVMSLLGLGLGLASYFLYPFGGTITRRNYEVEPNYKYNLDEYGGNYGQNEEEVLSKVLQGMTNHENKFGAGSGGLKDLDKNYYRYQHFDGAYDTQSIRRTDQRYPLPSSSPIYKPTENTASVLKYRNTDYRYSEVQTTPTYYDPQKHNEFVVGQDSTGNRQFVVGNIPKEYPPFTDKHLTLPTSDKKGPNVFHESTESGLTQFERDIAQGLNFPPNSVNGHGYQSETQTLRPEDGYEEIEITPTAVAVEHGPRSLKIKRSILNRMDVNRSSRSKRDSVIQIIPSRHELEKEQKEEDFSNEILDIIDSALPGSEEKKIIDNEVDDFLSYKKKLHGESQQHHKEIGSRNEVQTSETENDTNSNKNVFDDTAETVEKITTEKQIDKIEEYSSNDSFVTSTSSSTSDESDTTEHVKDIEETTVEWFENTTTKKSTEEEGGFNIFSFVKKVAEIKFRLGLTILKHASEGFARYLGHVQKRINGEE, from the exons aGACGGAAACGAGTTTACGACAGGAAATAACGACTGAGACGAGCAATAAGGAATGGAAACCACCAAGATCGACGGGAAAAACTACCGAAAATGTCCGTCGAGGTGACAGCAG TGTTCAACTGACGAATGAAACGCAACGCCAGCTGAAAGATCTCCAGCACATCAACCAGTCGTTAAGAACGGTCGCTACGCAGTTGCTAAATGTAACGGGTCATAACGAAGGGGTTAAAGACACGAAAATCGAAAGGAAGGATTCGAGATTGAACGGGGAGAACGATGCGTCCTTCGTGAAGGAAATTAATGCGGAGATAAGTAATCTCGAATCGATGGGAGTTAATTTTGGTAGGCCTATGAACTCGAAATTTGGATATTTCGAGAGTAGTCATCCTGGTCAGGCAATGGTCATGACCGAGGAAGAactcgagaaagaaatgagTTCTACCAGGTTGATGGCAGGTTATAAGAATCATCCGACGACAACCGGTGGTATCTCGACATGGATTTTATTAAATCCACCATCGACGACAATAAAGAGTCTCACCGACAACGATCAACCTGGCACGACGAAACAATCTGAGAACGATGTAAGATATACTCTGAAGCCGATCGTGACTCATGGGAGAATAGAGGTAAAGAATACGAAGAACGAGCAAAAGGTAACGTCGCAACTACCATCGACTGCCTCGATAGAGAAAGTCATCTTTCCGAGTACGAAGAAAGCTGCGAATAACAGtactttgaaaaaaagtaaCGCTCCTGGTAATAATTCCTCGAAACAGGACGAGACCACTCAATCTTTGGCTAAGTTAGAAGCCATCGAAAGTACGACTTCCAAGATATCACGTACAACCGTCTCCTCTACTGCGGACAATAAAGTAACGTCAGACTCGACGTCTTCAACTGCGACCACAAAAAAGATTCAAATTATAAGATCGACTCTAAAGGCAAAGCCCACGACGACTCCTAGACCCACTGTTCCAAATAAATTTGCTACAACAGTAGTTAAAAGACCTCAGCAAGGCAAACCTAAGCCGTCTCAGACGAGGAGGACAACCGTGAAACCTGACGTATCGAAGAACGACAATTCTACCACAGCTAAGGTTGAAAAAGTTACTTTCAAAGCAGTGCCGATGATTACAACGCCGCGATCGAACAACGAGATAACAGAGAAACCGATATTCGTCACCAAGATCAAGGCGTCCGTTCTAATGGACACTCAAAAAACTGCACCAATCGCAACTACGAACGTTAATGTTTCTACCGTTTCTAAATCCAATTTTTCGGATGCCGATCTAGTGGAGGTACCAATCAAGTCGAAACCTCTTGGAACGAGCATAAATAACGTCTTGAAAGTGCAATTGAAGAAGCCGATCGATGAATCTACTCAAATCGAAATAGAACCGATTAAAATGAACCCGCCGGTTTTGACGATTCAGAAAATGACAGAGAAGAAGCCTGACAACGATGTAACCGACATTGGCTTAACTAATCTCAATGGTTCTAGCATAGATTTGAAATTTGATTTCAATCCGGAGCTGACAAAGATCAGTACCGAAGCGGAGAGTTTGGCAGATTCAGTGACAACGTCCGCTCCATCGTCTACGACAACGAAGCGGCAGAGAAACTcgaataagaggaagaagaacaagattAGACGCCGAAGACCATCGAGCACGACACCGTTAACATCGACCACGATTACAACGACCACTACAACGATAGCTCCTGTACCGattgaagaaataaacgaagtaTCCGCCGAACCGATTCTTTTGGACAACGCTATTCAAGAATCGAAGATCGAGCCAGAATCCAAAATTACGAATAATAttacgaagacgaagaagaagccgCCTCAAAAGGGAATCAGTACGCAGATCTACAATTTTCTTAGCAGAGAAGTAATGCCCAGTTTTGGGGTAATGTCCTTGCTCGGTCTTGGTCTGGGATTAGCTTCctattttctctatccttttggTGGAACAATCACCCGAAGAAATTACGAGGTGGAACccaattacaaatataatttggaCGAATACGGCGGTAATTACGGACAGAACGAAGAGGAAGTTTTGTCAAAAGTTCTGCAAGGTATGACCAATCATGAGAATAAATTTGGTGCTGGATCAGGTGGGCTCAAGgatctcgataaaaattacTATCGTTATCAACATTTTGACGGTGCGTACGATACTCAGTCGATAAGAAGAACGGATCAAAGATATCCTTTACCATCGTCGTCGCCCATTTACAAGCCAACGGAAAATACAGCGTCCGTCTTAAAGTACCGTAATACCGATTACAGATATTCCGAAGTACAAACTACACCAACTTACTACGATCCGCAAAAGCATAACGAATTTGTGGTTGGTCAAGATAGTACAGGAAATCGACAGTTCGTTGTCGGTAATATACCTAAAGAGTATCCACCCTTTACCGACAAACATCTTACTTTACCGACGTCCGACAAAAAGGGTCCCAACGTTTTCCACGAATCAACGGAAAGTGGCTTGACGCAATTCGAACGGGACATCGCTCAAGGTCTCAACTTTCCACCCAATTCGGTAAACGGACACGGATACCAATCGGAAACGCAAACTTTACGACCAGAGGATGGTTACGAGGAGATCGAGATAACGCCTACTGCCGTAGCCGTTGAACACGGACCtagatctttaaaaataaaacgttcgaTACTTAATAGAATGGACGTTAATCGTTCTTCCAGATCAAAAAGGGACTCTGTTATTCAAATAATCCCGTCAAGACATGAActagagaaagaacaaaaagaagaggacTTCAGCAATGAAATTCTAGATATTATTGACTCTGCTTTACCTGGtagcgaagagaaaaaaataatagataacgAGGTTgacgattttctttcatataagaAAAAACTTCACGGGGAATCTCAACAGCATCATAAGGAAATAGGTTCGAGAAACGAGGTCCAAACTAGTGAGACTGAAAACGATACTAATTCGAACAAAAATGTATTCGACGACACGGCGGAGACCGTAGAAAAAATAACGACTGAAAaacaaattgataaaatagaagaatattcGAGCAATGACTCTTTCGTAACTTCGACGTCTTCGTCGACGAGCGACGAGTCTGACACGACCGAACACGTGAAAGATATCGAAGAAACGACCGTCGAGTGGTTCGAAAAtacaacgacgaagaaatcgaccgaagaagaaggaggattCAATATCTTTAGTTTTGTTAAGAAAGTAGCAGAAATTAAGTTTAGATTAGGCTTGACGATCTTGAAACACGCGAGCGAAGGTTTCGCGAGATATCTGGGACACGTGCAAAAGAGGATCAATGGCGAGGAATAG
- the LOC127062712 gene encoding uncharacterized protein LOC127062712 isoform X1, with protein sequence MAITNGTICLLLLIFILEGSYCNTRYFVKMRTNASELFKTKNENLRVPQEPIAMTQGPLSDQRNNDERMIRDALSLEYDRRNTFETSTFNPDVLNKFLEDYANKIKSSTEKDFKLPLKFSKPTVDPLVLEVDESTTDSSTTILDDEKSTLDPINSTLNEDKLSEILNDTLKRNKYYGMTSHDDRNGWVTLDAIPWSKSKISKWQANPSTQRPWPEIKPWDKPSMAKPWTSDYSSRPTYENNKPWHEKPKPYWQENGNEKPWQKPSSSSRPSYYPDKYDQVSSQAQKWPPEKPSWDKYPSNIHRPTDIITDDRPTNFPNTWNNRPQSSRPYPFLDRYPENNHADETNNDWHDFPTRTESLDRPRPSDRPNFSHYQYGNNHPPSHPSNGDGQWVLLSTNRGYSKSRQRSIKIDTLHPELVKLLNANKTKSINKENVDPTVAVMTSKRQVRLTVLPSINGTNTTTSHGGLLEVERTFKSVDQSRKEYERDRATTLPTILKKRPIRNTLNGGQVSSSAVLAAVGAGMLPATMAMMIPMMLGRKKRDLTLEEDTLRKLHSLGINLHNLGKKYEGSKKKYFRL encoded by the exons ATGGCGATCACGAACGGAACGATCTGTTTACTTCTTTTAATCTTCATCCTGGAAGGTTCCTATTGCAATACCAGATACTTTGTTAAAATGAGGACCAACGCCTCCGAATTGTTCAAAACCAAGAACGAGAATCTTCGAGTACCACAAGAACCTATCGCTATGACTCAAGGCCCGTTATCCGATCAACGAAACAACGATGAAAGAATGATTCGAGACGCCTTGAGCTTGGAATATGACAGACGGAATACTTTTGAGACGTCCACCTTCAATCCCGACGTACTCAACAAGTTCCTCGAGGACTACGCcaacaaaattaaaagttcTACCGAGAAAGACTTTAAGCTTCCGTTGAAATTCTCTAAACCCACGGTGGATCCGCTCGTTCTCGAAGTCGACGAGTCTACCACTGATTCTTCCACTACTATACTCGACGATGAAAAATCCACTTTGGATCCTATTAATTCTACTTTGAACGAGGACAAG CTTAGTGAGATTTTGAATGATACATTGAAAAGGAATAAGTATTATGGTATGACCTCTCACGACGATAGAAATGGTTGGGTTACGCTAGATGCGATACCATGGTCCAAAAGTAAAATTTCAAAGTGGCAGGCAAATCCAAGTACTCAACGTCCCTGGCCAGAGATAAAACCATGGGACAAACCTAGCATGGCTAAACCGTGGACGTCCGATTATTCCTCCAGGCCGACTTATGAAAACAACAAGCCTTG GCACGAAAAGCCAAAACCTTATTGGCAAGAGAACGGTAATGAAAAACCATGGCAAAAACCATCGTCGTCCTCTCGTCCCTCTTATTATCCGGACAAGTACGATCAAGTTTCGAGTCAAGCTCAAAAATGGCCACCGGAGAAGCCATCTTGGGACAAGTACCCTTCTAATATACATCGGCCAACCGATATTATAACCGACGACAGGCCTACCAACTTTCCCAACACGTGGAACAACAGACCTCAATCGTCTAGACCTTATCCTTTTTTAGACAGATATCCTGAAAACAATCATGCCGACGAGACCAACAACGATTGGCACGACTTTCCAACGAGAACAGAATCCTTGGACAGACCGAGACCAAGCGATAGACCAAATTTCTCGCATTATCAATACGGTAATAATCATCCACCTTCACATCCATCTAACGGAGATGGACAATGGGTTCTTCTATCAACGAACAGAGGATATTCAAAGTCCCGTCAGAGATCCATCAAGATCGACACGTTGCATCCCGAACTGGTCAAACTATTGAATgcaaataaaacaaagtcCATCAACAAAGAGAATGTCGATCCAACCGTTGCCGTTATGACATCAAAGCGACAG GTCAGGTTGACGGTGTTACCGTCAATCAACGGCACCAACACTACGACGTCGCACGGCGGTCTCTTAGAAGTCGAGAGGACCTTCAAGAGCGTCGATCAGAGCAGGAAGGagtacgagagagacagagcgaCAACATTACCGACTATATTGAAAAAACGACCGATCAGGAACACATTGAACGGGGGTCAAGTCTCGAGTTCAGCGGTTCTCGCAGCAGTCGGAGCAG GTATGTTACCGGCGACTATGGCAATGATGATTCCTATGATGCTCggacgaaagaaacgagatcTGACGTTGGAGGAGGACACACTACGGAAGTTACACAGTCTTGGAATAAATCTGCATAATCTTGGAAAGAAGTACGAGggctcgaagaaaaaatatttccgatTGTAG
- the LOC127062712 gene encoding uncharacterized protein LOC127062712 isoform X2 — MAITNGTICLLLLIFILEGSYCNTRYFVKMRTNASELFKTKNENLRVPQEPIAMTQGPLSDQRNNDERMIRDALSLEYDRRNTFETSTFNPDVLNKFLEDYANKIKSSTEKDFKLPLKFSKPTVDPLVLEVDESTTDSSTTILDDEKSTLDPINSTLNEDKLSEILNDTLKRNKYYGMTSHDDRNGWVTLDAIPWSKSKISKWQANPSTQRPWPEIKPWDKPSMAKPWTSDYSSRPTYENNKPWHEKPKPYWQENGNEKPWQKPSSSSRPSYYPDKYDQVSSQAQKWPPEKPSWDKYPSNIHRPTDIITDDRPTNFPNTWNNRPQSSRPYPFLDRYPENNHADETNNDWHDFPTRTESLDRPRPSDRPNFSHYQYGNNHPPSHPSNGDGQWVLLSTNRGYSKSRQRSIKIDTLHPELVKLLNANKTKSINKENVDPTVAVMTSKRQVDGVTVNQRHQHYDVARRSLRSREDLQERRSEQEGVRERQSDNITDYIEKTTDQEHIERGSSLEFSGSRSSRSRYVTGDYGNDDSYDARTKETRSDVGGGHTTEVTQSWNKSA, encoded by the exons ATGGCGATCACGAACGGAACGATCTGTTTACTTCTTTTAATCTTCATCCTGGAAGGTTCCTATTGCAATACCAGATACTTTGTTAAAATGAGGACCAACGCCTCCGAATTGTTCAAAACCAAGAACGAGAATCTTCGAGTACCACAAGAACCTATCGCTATGACTCAAGGCCCGTTATCCGATCAACGAAACAACGATGAAAGAATGATTCGAGACGCCTTGAGCTTGGAATATGACAGACGGAATACTTTTGAGACGTCCACCTTCAATCCCGACGTACTCAACAAGTTCCTCGAGGACTACGCcaacaaaattaaaagttcTACCGAGAAAGACTTTAAGCTTCCGTTGAAATTCTCTAAACCCACGGTGGATCCGCTCGTTCTCGAAGTCGACGAGTCTACCACTGATTCTTCCACTACTATACTCGACGATGAAAAATCCACTTTGGATCCTATTAATTCTACTTTGAACGAGGACAAG CTTAGTGAGATTTTGAATGATACATTGAAAAGGAATAAGTATTATGGTATGACCTCTCACGACGATAGAAATGGTTGGGTTACGCTAGATGCGATACCATGGTCCAAAAGTAAAATTTCAAAGTGGCAGGCAAATCCAAGTACTCAACGTCCCTGGCCAGAGATAAAACCATGGGACAAACCTAGCATGGCTAAACCGTGGACGTCCGATTATTCCTCCAGGCCGACTTATGAAAACAACAAGCCTTG GCACGAAAAGCCAAAACCTTATTGGCAAGAGAACGGTAATGAAAAACCATGGCAAAAACCATCGTCGTCCTCTCGTCCCTCTTATTATCCGGACAAGTACGATCAAGTTTCGAGTCAAGCTCAAAAATGGCCACCGGAGAAGCCATCTTGGGACAAGTACCCTTCTAATATACATCGGCCAACCGATATTATAACCGACGACAGGCCTACCAACTTTCCCAACACGTGGAACAACAGACCTCAATCGTCTAGACCTTATCCTTTTTTAGACAGATATCCTGAAAACAATCATGCCGACGAGACCAACAACGATTGGCACGACTTTCCAACGAGAACAGAATCCTTGGACAGACCGAGACCAAGCGATAGACCAAATTTCTCGCATTATCAATACGGTAATAATCATCCACCTTCACATCCATCTAACGGAGATGGACAATGGGTTCTTCTATCAACGAACAGAGGATATTCAAAGTCCCGTCAGAGATCCATCAAGATCGACACGTTGCATCCCGAACTGGTCAAACTATTGAATgcaaataaaacaaagtcCATCAACAAAGAGAATGTCGATCCAACCGTTGCCGTTATGACATCAAAGCGACAG GTTGACGGTGTTACCGTCAATCAACGGCACCAACACTACGACGTCGCACGGCGGTCTCTTAGAAGTCGAGAGGACCTTCAAGAGCGTCGATCAGAGCAGGAAGGagtacgagagagacagagcgaCAACATTACCGACTATATTGAAAAAACGACCGATCAGGAACACATTGAACGGGGGTCAAGTCTCGAGTTCAGCGGTTCTCGCAGCAGTCGGAGCAG GTATGTTACCGGCGACTATGGCAATGATGATTCCTATGATGCTCggacgaaagaaacgagatcTGACGTTGGAGGAGGACACACTACGGAAGTTACACAGTCTTGGAATAAATCTGCATAA
- the LOC127062166 gene encoding uncharacterized protein LOC127062166, which produces MALCVKSFFLIYLSILPNVLTENTTKSPEENNSKSFEESTEDNLPHEEDFTTEATLFIATETHENLLSTIVLESDTENITDEFKPSVHLGEIEEPRTKNNPFNNVHHVNFENSLDVGSHQDDLRNVKQRILYDVKEHQDGRILFDDDKRNFHIRKYQQVLPNHETIQPLHVTVTQSSRSHLDNFGEQKVISDHTFLQNLEKPVYVEEHTSMIFEKPMRFPNDLQEHLPLGNGNFDDKNTFYFVPDYRLVPNQNNYYSVEQQEGNYGNVQKANNMMVYLAQQHEYTTLRKQPHYYYYYYQPVGYQEMDFLGEPKPTMLYPKEHRISPWRKIIHLIGSFLPWGLLLAALAPNVIKIQNTTDPNIVLSKLRVVDLPIEHKQARLLDEQRANVCEERSICELILAGGKPRTNIVQNVLWNLAIRSNEDTARKIGLQEIFEAVKKKSCATIGC; this is translated from the exons ATGGCTCTTTGTgtcaaaagtttctttcttatctactTATCGATTCTTCCTAACGTTTTGACCGAAAATACAACGAAATCAcccgaagaaaataattctaaatcaTTCGAAGAATCAACAGAAGATAATCTACCTCACGAGGAAGATTTTACGACAGAAGCAACGTTATTTATCGCTACGGAAACTCATGAAAATTTGCTCTCGACCATTGTTCTAGAAAGCGATACTGAAAATATTACGGACGAGTTTAAACCGAGCGTTCATCTCGGAGAGATCGAGGAACCAAGAACGAAGAATAATCCCTTCAACAACGTGCACCACGTCAATTTCGAAAACAGTCTCGACGTGGGATCCCATCAGGATGACCTTCGAAACGTTAAGCAAAGGATTCTTTACGACGTTAAGGAACATCAAGACGGTCGTATCCTGTTCGAtgacgataaaagaaattttcatatcAGAAAGTATCAACAAGTTTTACCAAATCACGAGACGATCCAGCCGTTACACGTTACCGTCACGCAAAGTTCAAGGTCGCACTTGGATAATTTCGGCGAACAGAAAGTTATAAGCGATCATACGTTCCTACAGAATCTCGAGAAACCGGTATACGTCGAGGAGCACACATCGATGATATTTGAAAAACCTATGAGATTTCCAAACGATCTTCAAGAACATCTACCTCTTGGTAATGGGAACTTCGATGACAAGAATACGTTTTATTTCGTGCCCGATTATCGTCTAGTGCcgaatcaaaataattattacagcGTCGAACAACAAGAAGGAAATTACGGTAACGTTCAGAAAGCAAACAATATGATGGTTTATCTCGCACAGCAACACGAATACACTACACTTCGCAAACAACcacattattactattattattatcaaccTGTAGGCTATCAGGAAATGGACTTTTTAGGTGAGCCAAAACCCACTATGCTCTATCCCAAAGAGCACAG AATTTCACCATGGAGAAAGATTATTCATTTGATCGGATCTTTCTTACCATGGGGATTGTTACTGGCAGCTCTTGCTCCTAACGTGATCAAAATTCAAAATACGAC GGATCCAAACATCGTTCTCTCAAAATTGAGAGTCGTTGACCTGCCGATCGAGCATAAGCAAGCGAGGCTGCTCGATGAACAGCGAGCGAATGTTTGCGAGGAAAGATCGATATGCGAATTGATATTGGCAGGTGGTAAACCACGAACGAATATAGTGCAAAACGTTCTTTGGAATTTGGCTATTAG ATCTAACGAAGACACGGCAAGAAAAATTGGCCTCCAGGAAATATTTGAAGcagtgaaaaagaagagttgCGCGACGATCGGTTGTTAA
- the LOC127062699 gene encoding uncharacterized protein LOC127062699, which translates to MMSTKVTFILVLAVLIIGNLAIDLPKPGYARTVLKVSRSLPGETEELKIRTSEGNLATLIVKRREKSTSMFDDDRVVSSGIDVTERKENVSKHDIPSTRKNETDSENDEKKKKEDVRKMEEAQVEEIRAKFVKPEEISVTERSSDQNETKTTITRTIRPIGESNIDYGNWTPLGEDGRALKLGETTTEEYHNWKPLPADAKLPVEQGRSSYVRFGDTTYANNGLLFVRNLQDRTQRNLDFVEEKNNQATQYTFLPHQPRQSTRTNIGANLSKNRDAKNVPPEVIIRSEINVKSHPKRSPMSLDSDGTPIIHGKRVPDEPMDKIQTWRNARIINNKLITESTSSNPVDPSGAYYSSDHLAERQRFERFFKDVNRRYGRNYEDNGRNVYFEWDPKNYKNEALNAEVYETRNDNYRANVQKRMLHPDSIANYPVSQLYTPESQKISSVPVKPGVRAPVLQYAHPELGVQPAKIVKNEKRRPESHMDNYQHSNGQYPFMEQRQKKKYVLNDKNIVDTYTTKNYYPNQHFYGLKRPSDTPFWVKISENLKNQFSSGVEKVSQFTKPVFDPLVEATHKISQNLGLSNGKEAQDKIGTVASGTSILIPALGLVASGAALGIGAVAVGRYLDVDVLKRSNEDTIDLEHKRAIETNPSFLEVLEKQRKDNLEFQLPRDTADGGVYLVLEQEKRTPESLLDKNQRNRRSLDYVDIFNTEADVKSLEKSKRLQRKGADSITEIVEIDLPAAKGNIDVTEFLIPRRNTKKEKEARRDGTIFVIGDDSLSQELAKKDLATEVSEKDSFVNVARIIEDAIERSKKISMEERNKTRRKRSTESDDQELDDILQNLENAEVAEIAHIDGDWTNTPCAKRIFCDTMIQKDPEASIFMEKKMAKLLGLIQPGAAVQVSSHFEEVMDAIRRHDCSSFLCPQARPGNIFF; encoded by the exons ATGATGTCAACGAAG GTAACATTTATTCTAGTCTTGGCAGTTTTGATTATCGGGAATCTAGCGATAGATCTACCAAAGCCTGGCTACGCTAGGACAGTTTTAAAAGTATCTAGAAGTCTTCCGGGTGAGACCGAGGAGTTAAAGATTAGGACGAGCGAAGGTAACTTGGCAACTTTGATCGTGAAACGACGTGAAAAGTCAACGTCGATGTTCGATGACGATCGAGTCGTATCGTCGGGTATCGACGTTAccgaaaggaaagagaacgttAGCAAACACGATATTCCATCAActagaaagaacgaaaccgaTAGTGAAaacgatgagaaaaagaagaaggaggatgtAAGGAAAATGGAAGAGGCACAAGTCGAGGAGATCCGTGCGAAATTTGTCAAACCCGAGGAAATCTCGGTAACCGAGAGATCGTCCGatcaaaacgaaacgaaaactACGATAACTCGTACTATCCGACCAATCGGCGAAAGCAATATCGATTATGGAAATTGGACGCCGTTAGGCGAGGATGGTAGAGCTTTGAAACTTGGTGAAACCACTACCGAGGAATATCACAATTGGAAGCCTCTACCGGCTGACGCGAAGTTGCCGGTTGAACAGGGCAGATCGAGTTACGTTCGTTTCGGTGATACCACTTATGCGAACAACGGATTGCTATTTGTAAGAAATCTACAAGATCGAACACAGAGAAACCTCGACTTTGTcgaggagaaaaataatcagGCCACGCAATATACGTTCTTACCGCATCAGCCCAGGCAATCGACCAGAACGAACATCGGTGCCAATCTGTCGAAGAACAGAGATGCCAAAAACGTTCCGCCCGAAGTCATCATCAGATCGGAAATCAATGTCAAGTCTCATCCGAAGAGATCACCCATGTCATTGGACAGCGACGGTACCCCCATAATACACGGCAAACGTGTCCCAGACGAACCCATGGATAAGATCCAAACTTGGCGCAACGCCAGAATCATCAACAACAAGCTGATAACCGAGAGTACGAGTTCCAACCCCGTGGATCCTTCCGGTGCTTACTATTCGTCCGATCATCTAGCGGAGAGACAAAGATTCGAAAGATTCTTCAAGGATGTTAATCGTAG ATATGGGAGAAATTACGAGGACAATGGGAGAAACGTTTACTTCGAATGGGATCCGAAAAATTACAAGAACGAAGCTCTGAACGCCGAGGTTTACGAAACGAGGAACGACAACTATCGAGCCAATGTACAAAAACGAATGTTACATCCCGACAGTATCGCCAATTATCCAGTTTCGCAACTTTACACTCCGGAAAGTCAAAAGATTTCGTCAGTACCCGTGAAACCTGGAGTGAGAGCTCCCGTTTTACAGTATGCTCATCCCGAATTGGGCGTCCAACCGGCTAAGATCGtgaagaacgagaaaagacGACCGGAGAGTCATATGGATAATTATCAACACTCGAACGGACAGTATCCGTTTATGGAGCAacgtcaaaaaaagaaatacgtacTGAACGATAAGAACATAGTCGACACTTACACGACGAAGAACTACTATCCGAATCAACACTTTTATGGCCTGAAAAGACCGAGCGACACGCCGTTTTGGGTGAAAATATCGGAGAATTTGAAGAATCAATTTTCCAGCGGGGTAGAAAAGGTATCCCAATTCACCAAGCCCGTGTTCGATCCATTGGTCGAGGCAACGCATAAAATATCTCAAAATTTAGGCTTGTCGAACGGCAAAGAGGCGCAGGATAAGATCGGTACTGTAGCTTCTGGCACAAGCATTCTCATACCTGCTCTTGGTCTCGTTGCGTCCGGTGCTGCGCTTGGAATCGGTGCTGTGGCAGTGGGAAGATATCTTGACGTGGACGTTTTGAAGAGATCCAACGAAGATACTATCGATTTGGAACATAAAAGAGCGATAGAAACGAATCCCTCGTTCTTGGAAGTCCTCGAGAAGCAGAGAAAAGATAACCTCGAGTTTCAATTACCGCGTGACACAGCGGACGGTGGTGTATATTTGGTGCTGGAACAAGAGAAACGAACTCCGGAGAGTCTCCTGGACAAAAATCAGCGCAATAGAAGGAGTCTGGACTACGTGGACATCTTTAACACCGAGGCCGACGTTAAGAGTCTTGAAAAGAGCAAGAGATTACAGAGGAAAGGGGCAGATTCGATCACCGAGATAGTCGAGATCGATCTACCCGCAGCGAAGGGTAACATCGACGTGACCGAGTTTTTGATTCCTAGAAGAAATActaagaaggagaaggaagcgAGAAGGGACGGGACGATTTTTGTAATCGGAGATGATTCTTTGTCTCAGGAACTAGCAAAAAAGGATCTTGCTACAGAGGTATCCGAAAAAGATTCCTTCGTTAACGTTGCGAGGATAATCGAGGACGCGATCGAAAGATCTAAAAAGATATCTATGGAGGAACGGaataaaacgagaaggaaaagaagtacGGAAAGCGATGATCAGGAATTAGACGATATCTTGCAAAATCTGGAAAACGCCGAGGTTGCCGAGATCGCGCATATCGATGGCGACTGGACCAATACACCCTGCGCAAAAAGGATATTCTGTGACACTATGATTCAAAAGGATCCCGAAGCTTCGATCTTTATGGAAAAGAAGATGGCTAAATTGTTGGGTCT aaTTCAGCCTGGAGCAGCCGTGCAAGTATCGAGTCACTTCGAGGAGGTAATGGACGCCATCAGAAGGCACGATTGTTCGAGTTTTCTTTGCCCTCAAGCCAGACCCGGAAACATTTTCTTCTAA